GACCAAGTTAAAAAAGGGATACATGATATCATAACTACATTTGGTACTGTTGACATCTTAGTAAACAATGCTGGTATTGCTGCTTTTGGCACTTTTAACGACATGAAAGTAGAAGACTGGACTCGGATTATACAAACTAACTTAATGGGAATGTATTACGTTACCAAAGAGGTTTTACCTTATTTAATTGAAAAAAATGAAGGTGATATTATTAATATTTCTTCTACTGCTGGTTTAAGTGGTAATGCAACTACCTCAGCTTATTCTGCTTCAAAATTTGCAGTAATGGGTATGTCTGAATCATTAATGAAAGAGGTTCGTAAAAACAATATTAGAGTTTGTACGCTTACTCCGAGTACTATCGCTTCAGATATGTCTTTAGAATTAGGAATTACAGATGGTAATCCTGAAAAAGTATTACAGCCTGATGATTTTGCCGAATTAATTGTAGCTGGTTTAAATTTACCTAGAAGAGCTATGCTTAAAGGTGCCTCTTTATGGTCTACCAATCCATAAATATTATAACGATGCCTTTCCCTTTTTTATTAGTAAGGGGGAAACGCATCGTTTTTAATTATTATTTTTTAAAGAAAGAAACTATTTTTTTAAAGAAGCTAGATACTTTGTGTTCATTTGTAGCTTCAGTACTATTACTTGCATATTTTGCTGCATGATTCTCTTTATAAGAATGCGCTTTTAAGATTTCTCCTACTTGACTTTTATACTTAGCCCCCTTTATCTTATCTACTTGATAAATATAATTTGCATAACCATCAATTTCAGCCAATACATTAAGCCCTCCATTCCATGTTTTTCCTTGTATTCCTTCTTTTTCTATTTGAAACAATAAAGCTCTAAAACGTTTTAATGATTTCTTATTTATATTCAGTTTTTCATTAACTACAATACCTGTTACCTCTTGCCTTTCATTACGTTTCATAATTCGTAACTTATCAGGGTGTAACTTAAAATTTTCTTCTGTAATAATTTTTTTAGAATATTTTAATATCGCTGTAATATGTTTAAACTGTTCTTGATTTCCTGAAAAAGTAGTATCATCTACATAACGAGAATACATAAAACCATATTTAGTAGCCAAACCATCTAATCGATAATCCATTTTACTACATAAAATATTTGTTATCGCCGGACTACATGGAGATCCTTGTGGTAAAAATCGATCGCCTCTTTGTGTAAAATAATTTTCACCTAATAAAGAAAGGTCTAAAATTTTAGATTCGGAACATAATAATGAAAAGATCACTGCTAATTGCTCTGAATATCCTAGTGATTTAAAAACTCCTTTTATTCTTTTATAAGTTACTGATGGAAAAAAGTTTTGTAAATCTTGATTAATAACTACCGCTTTATTTACATGAGTTTCAGCATTACTAACAATAGATCGTTCTTTTACACAACCATGCGCCTTTTTGTGAACCGTTACTTTATTTAAAATATTTTCTAAAATAAAGTGTTGTGCTCTTTTTAATCGAGGCATTGGAGCTGAAATTAATCGGTATCCTCCCGATTTCTTTGCTACTTTAAATCGTTTGTAATGATGAATCTTTGAATTTTTTCTAGAAAAGGCTAAAAATCGGAGTTCATTCACCGTTATTTTCATAGCTTCAGCTAACTCTTTTGCTGACTCATAAACTGGTAAATCGTTTTCTTTAAGTCTTGCAACGTTCGTTTCAGTATCATTTAATTGATGAGAATATCCATCACCTATATAAACAATCTCTTCTTTTTTTGTTTGCTGCCACTTTGCTGCTTTTTCCTTACGGATTAACGCTCTCTTTAACGCAGTTTCTTTTTGTTTCTCTTTAGATAACTTCTTTCTTTCTTTATGCTTATTTGCAATAAAAGCTTCTGTATCTTCTATAGATTTCTCTTTTTTAACAAGTGCTGTTAAATTACTTGAAAGCTCTCTTTCTTCTTTTAAAAATGCATTTGCTTTTTCGAAATCTACTTCATTATCACCCCAAAAACCTAATCGTTTCATTTCTGAAAGAATAAATTCATCTTTAGATGATTCTTTAATTTTATCGTAAATTTCTTGTCTTCTCGTAGCTGAATTATCCATAACAAAAAAAGGTAGCAATAAGATGTATGTTTTTTTCCCTTCGTACAATTCTAAAGACTGAATTGAACAACTCCAGTGAAATAGGTACTAGTGTACTGTTTCACTTCGAAGAAGTATAACCGGAAACGGTACACTAGTACCTATTTCACAAGTTAAGTTCGAGTCAGTGACGCGTTCGGTGTCTGTAAGCTAGATTGGCGATACACCAATCAAATTGCAAGGTTTTTATCTTATTACTACCAAGGTTTAAATATATTAATTATTTTTTATCAAAAGTGATTCTTGTTGCTAAAATATGCTCACAAGGTCCTTTTGTCATTTTATTTTGATGATAATAACTGCAAGTACACTTAGCATCAACGATTTGAAAATCATTGTTAATATGTACACTTGTTCTATAACTATCACTCACTACGGCATATATCTTTATAACATTACTATCATTTTCTATTTCTAACTCCGAAACAGCTCCTGACTCCATTAATTGATACGCTGTTTTATCTATTTCATTCGAAAAACGTAACGATTCTAAATCAATTCCATCTTTCTTTAATTCTCTAATTCGGTATACGTTGTTTTTTAAATCGTACACTACTTTTCCTGCCTGTGTAAAAGTTTGTAACGATTGCTGTACAACCGTTTTATCTAAAGCCAAATTCTTGGCTAAACTTTCTTCCGTATTAAACCAATCTTTACGCAACGCTAAATAAATACTCTGCATGGTGGTTGCAGGTACTTGCCCTCTTGGAGAAAGCAAATCTAAATTCGTGGTTTTCGTCCAATCATTAGCTGTCCAACCAGACAATCCTAATGTAAAATACATATCATTTGCCAAGTGTGCTATATAAAAAGACGGCATACCGCTACCCAATAAATGAACTGTAAACTTATTCGTAATTGGCAATAGTCTTTCTAAAATAGTTATACGTCTTCTTCCCCAAACTCTAATTTCATGGGCTTCATTACCTTTATATATAGATTTTAAACATGTAATTTCTATATTCCAAGGTTCAAAAACAGCTACAATAGGTTGCCCAGGTTTTAATATATATTTTATAGCTCTTGGCCCTTTTTTTTCTTTGTATCTTTTTAATACAGTTATAAAATTAGCGATATCAACAGCATCTAAATCAAATGATACTTTATCACTTGTCATAGCTGTACTTACTTGTAAAAAACCGCGCACCCAACTATCTGGCAAATCAATTTTAACTTCTCTATAAATATCTTCTCCTGTTGTTCTTACATCAAAGCCTTTAGGATCTACTTTAAATTCTGTTTCTTTATAACTACGTATCTTTTGAAACTCATTATACAATGTTTTTGAATAATCGATATTTGTAGTACCACATTTAAACTCACTTATGTTGTTAAAAACATCATAACCACATGATAATTTTCCATAAACAGATTCATCTTTACTAAAACATTCAAAAAATACCTGATCAGGATGTACTGTAATCACCGGATCTAACACTAACCAAGCTGCATAATCTCGTGTGTATAAATACTTAAAATATTTTCGTTGTGCTTCGTAAAAGGGCTTTGTAACTTCTTCTCTCTTAGAACGTAATTTTTTTAATTGTTCCTGAATATTTTTTACGTCTGTTTTTACACCAGCTAATGCTGCTGTTGCTTCTGCTACCCAAATATCTTCTTGGCTCTTTAACCAAGCTAAATATTCGGTATTATCTTTAGGTTTAAAATTAAAATCAGCTGTAACAACGCTATGTAAGGTTGAAATAGCTTCTCTAAATGGAATCTTTTTATCTAAACTTCCTACAAAATAAGTAGGTTCTCTTAATACATCTGGCGCAAAACTAACCCCTGTAGAAGACATACTGTTATTAACACTACTGCTACCACTATATTTAAAATTAAATTTCATTTTTCTTCTTAACTTTATTTAATTAATAATGGTATTGCTACATCTGAGTGCTTTTCAGAAATAGTTAATAATATATCTATAATTTTATCTTTATCAGTAACCGTTTTGGTATCTAAAATGGTATTTAAAATTCGTACTGTCATTAAAGCTACTTCTTTATATTTTTTAGATTCTTTTTCTAAAAAAGAGTATACTCTGGTCTTTGTAGCTCTATTAGAGTTAATGTAAAACAAGGTCGTTTTAAAGTAATCTTCTAATTTTAAAATTACCCCTACATTATCTGAAGCATACGTATCTAAGTAATTGGTTGTAAAAAACTGCATACTCTTTGCTGGGTGCTCTTGTAAGCTAACGAGTAAAGGCAGTCCTTTTTCTTCTGAAAAATGTTTTACCGCCATACTTCGTCCTAAGTATTGCACTTGCTCTTTTACATGATCACATACATATAATAACATTTGTACAGTCCAATTTTTGGCATCTATATGTTCACTAAAATAATCACATCCCCAGTCAATAACATCTTGCCAATTGGTATTAAAAATAGGCAATGCTTCTTCTAATTCGTAATTTACCCTAGCTACGTTATTTTTAAAGTAAGTTTGTAATCCTGTTCTTATAGAAAACACATCACTGTGAGCTAAACGTATTAAATCTGACATACTTAGAGCACTCATGCTTATGCTACTTTCAAAAATCGGAGTTCCTAGCTTTTGTGCAAATTCATATTTTGATAGCACTAATGTTATTATTCCTTCTTTTGATAACTCTTTTAAATCAGCTCCGTATAACTGTATTAAAGTTTCATAACAGTTCTCATGCAAGCCTTCATAATTTTCATCTTCTGTTATATATGCTAATAATTGTTTTAATAAGCCATCCTTAAACTCGCTATCTAATTTTGTTAATCTATCAACCGTAGGTCGAATTGCCTTCCTTACTTCAGAGTATTCAGAAAAACAAAAACTAACGATATCTTGTTTATTTTCTATTAAATATTTATCAGGAAAGTGTGTTAAAAGTTCAATACCTGCACTTCTTAACACTTCTTCTTCTGACGTTATATATTCTTTATAATTTTCTTTAAATAAATCATAAGCAGGCGTAGCGTTAT
This genomic stretch from Tenacibaculum sp. Bg11-29 harbors:
- a CDS encoding 3-ketoacyl-ACP reductase translates to MENLSGKKAIITGGSRGLGKATAIAFAKQGIDVAITGRNEERLRSTVTELKTYGVQATYAIFDVSNYDQVKKGIHDIITTFGTVDILVNNAGIAAFGTFNDMKVEDWTRIIQTNLMGMYYVTKEVLPYLIEKNEGDIINISSTAGLSGNATTSAYSASKFAVMGMSESLMKEVRKNNIRVCTLTPSTIASDMSLELGITDGNPEKVLQPDDFAELIVAGLNLPRRAMLKGASLWSTNP
- a CDS encoding reverse transcriptase family protein; this encodes MDNSATRRQEIYDKIKESSKDEFILSEMKRLGFWGDNEVDFEKANAFLKEERELSSNLTALVKKEKSIEDTEAFIANKHKERKKLSKEKQKETALKRALIRKEKAAKWQQTKKEEIVYIGDGYSHQLNDTETNVARLKENDLPVYESAKELAEAMKITVNELRFLAFSRKNSKIHHYKRFKVAKKSGGYRLISAPMPRLKRAQHFILENILNKVTVHKKAHGCVKERSIVSNAETHVNKAVVINQDLQNFFPSVTYKRIKGVFKSLGYSEQLAVIFSLLCSESKILDLSLLGENYFTQRGDRFLPQGSPCSPAITNILCSKMDYRLDGLATKYGFMYSRYVDDTTFSGNQEQFKHITAILKYSKKIITEENFKLHPDKLRIMKRNERQEVTGIVVNEKLNINKKSLKRFRALLFQIEKEGIQGKTWNGGLNVLAEIDGYANYIYQVDKIKGAKYKSQVGEILKAHSYKENHAAKYASNSTEATNEHKVSSFFKKIVSFFKK
- a CDS encoding SWIM zinc finger domain-containing protein, which encodes MKFNFKYSGSSSVNNSMSSTGVSFAPDVLREPTYFVGSLDKKIPFREAISTLHSVVTADFNFKPKDNTEYLAWLKSQEDIWVAEATAALAGVKTDVKNIQEQLKKLRSKREEVTKPFYEAQRKYFKYLYTRDYAAWLVLDPVITVHPDQVFFECFSKDESVYGKLSCGYDVFNNISEFKCGTTNIDYSKTLYNEFQKIRSYKETEFKVDPKGFDVRTTGEDIYREVKIDLPDSWVRGFLQVSTAMTSDKVSFDLDAVDIANFITVLKRYKEKKGPRAIKYILKPGQPIVAVFEPWNIEITCLKSIYKGNEAHEIRVWGRRRITILERLLPITNKFTVHLLGSGMPSFYIAHLANDMYFTLGLSGWTANDWTKTTNLDLLSPRGQVPATTMQSIYLALRKDWFNTEESLAKNLALDKTVVQQSLQTFTQAGKVVYDLKNNVYRIRELKKDGIDLESLRFSNEIDKTAYQLMESGAVSELEIENDSNVIKIYAVVSDSYRTSVHINNDFQIVDAKCTCSYYHQNKMTKGPCEHILATRITFDKK